From one Gadus morhua chromosome 8, gadMor3.0, whole genome shotgun sequence genomic stretch:
- the kif2c gene encoding kinesin-like protein KIF2C isoform X2 — MKDSHYRNYHTFKPLAVQNLYLKERAVFGNSVEIFYPYVVEMDSLLSKYLVGVTIQISRSNGRIHGATVKAFDPCRSSVIVEWQEKDDKLLSKEISLNELHPLNPELQDQINAAAAAETGVLPTTVPEKTYGGRLRSRIPAPSSFARKTIKPSDLYQFAACAPPQSLEVLASVKSSLTAINLNKKDEFKQPSPALPRSKDAAGENRDPQNRPKASLADGRRRTMAAPDSSKASKRMSVVIKPATQGKRGKFAEFKRPNQKFYEMVQDFRETLESVPLSLTDMVETHRICVCVRKRPLNKLEETRKDIDVISIPGNGSLLVHEPKQKVDLTKYLENQAFQFDYSFDETTTNEVVYRFTAKPLVYAAFEGSMATCFAYGQTGSGKTHTMGGDFRGKNQNSSTGIYYFAARDVFSLLSHRKYSHLNLSPYVSFFEIYNSKVYDLLNDKAKLRVLEDERQQMQVVGLEEVFVSEAEDVIKLIELGSACRTSGQTSANANSSRSHAVLQIALRRNDRAGTLYSKFSLVDLAGNERGQDVNSNDRNTLNETAEINTSLLALKECIRSLGQNKDHIPFRMSTLTRVLRDSFIGEKSKTCMIAMVSPSMASCDYTLNTLRYADRVKELNGTSKASAAAKQQEPVNSSAEENSSADSSVNEVISEAMVLKDEFDEELQSVIDVAKDLETDDASLPVLVDCVKKLYGTVLALQAAVKLEGLAARC, encoded by the exons ATGAAAGACTCGCACTACCGGAACTACCACACATTTAAACCATTGGCGGTGCAGAATTTATATTTGAAAGAGCGAGCAGTGTTTGGGAACTCTGTCGAAATCTTTTATCCATACGTGGTCGAAATGGACTCGCTTCTTTCCAAATATCTTGTTGGGGTAACCATACAAATCAGTCGGAGCAACG GACGAATCCATGGAGCCACCGTGAAAGCCTTTGACCCATGTAGGTCCTCGGTGATCGTAGAGTGGCAAGAAAAGGACGACAAATTACTCTCAAAGGAG ATTAGCTTGAACGAACTACACCCCCTCAACCCAGAACTGCAGGATCAAAtcaatgctgctgctgctgccgaaaCCGGGGTCCTCCCTACTACAGTACCAGAAAAG ACTTATGGTGGTCGGCTGCGCTCCAGGATCCCAGCCCCTTCCTCCT ttGCTAGGAAGACGATCAAGCCTTCTGATTTATACCAGTTTGCTGCCTGTGCACCACCCCAGAGTCTGGAGGTCCTTGCATCGGTCAAATCCTCGT TGACGGCGATTAACCTGAACAAGAAGGACGAGTTCAAGCAGCCGTCCCCGGCTCTGCCTCGGAGCAAAGACGCCGCCGGTGAGAACCGGGATCCACAGAACCGACCCAAGGCGTCGTTGGCTGACG GGCGGAGGAGGACCATGGCAGCACCGGACTCTTCCAAGGCCAGTAAAAGGATGTCTGTTGTTATCAAACCAGCCACACAGGGAAAAAGAGGAAAg TTTGCAGAGTTTAAACGACCCAACCAGAAGTTCTACGAGATGGTCCAGGATTTCAGGGAGACTCTTGAAAGTGTGCCCCTGTCATTGACTGACATG GTTGAAACCCATAGGatttgtgtctgcgtgcgcaAGCGACCGCTCAACAAACTAG AGGAGACCAGGAAGGACATAGACGTGATCTCCATACCTGGGAACGGCTCTCTGCTGGTTCACGAGCCAAAGCAGAAGGTGGACCTCACCAAGTACTTGGAAAACCAGGCGTTCCAATTTGACTACTCCTTTGACGAGACCACCACCAACGAGGTGGTCTACAG GTTCACAGCCAAACCCCTTGTGTATGCTGCTTTTGAAGGAAGCATGGCCACATGTTTCGCCTATGGCCAGACGGGAAGTGGAAAGACCCAC ACCATGGGAGGGGACTTTCGTGGAAAAAACCAGAACAGCAGCACCGGCATTTACTACTTTGCAG CCCGGGATGTGTTCTCCCTGCTGAGCCACAGAAAATACTCCCACCTCAATCTTTCCCCATACGTCAGCTTTTTTGAAATTTACAACAGCAAG GTGTACGACCTGCTGAACGATAAGGCGAAGCTGCGCGTGCTGGAGGACGAACGGCAGCAGATGCAGGTGGTGGGCCTGGAGGAGGTCTTCGTCTCCGAGGCGGAAGACGTCATCAAGTTGATTGAGCTGGGCAGTGCGTGCAG GACGTCCGGGCAGACCTCGGCCAACGCCAACTCGTCCCGCTCCCACGCCGTCCTGCAGATCGCCCTGCGCCGCAACGACCGCGCCGGCACCCTCTACAGCAAGTTCTCCCTGGTGGACCTGGCGGGCAACGAGCGCGGCCAGGACGTCAACAGCAACGACCGCAACACGCTGAACGAGACGGCCGAGATCAACACCAGCCTGCTGGCACTGAAG GAATGTATTCGGTCCCTGGGACAGAACAAAGATCACATCCCCTTCAGGATGAGCACTCTGACCAGGGTCCTTAGAGATTCCTTCATCGGAGAAAAGTCCAAGACTTGcatg ATTGCCATGGTCTCTCCAAGCATGGCATCATGTGACTATACCCTCAACACCCTACGCTATGCAGACAG AGTCAAGGAGCTCAACGGAACCTCCAAAGCGagtgcggcagcaaagcagcaagaGCCCGTCAATAGCTCTGCAGAAGAG AACTCCTCTGCAGATTCCAGTGTGAACGAGGTCATCTCTGAGGCAATGGTGCTGAAGGACGAGTTTGACGAGGAACTTCAG AGCGTCATTGATGTTGCCAAGGATCTAGAAACCGATGACGCTAGTCTTCCCGTTCTGGTGGATTGTGTCAAAAAGTTGTATG GCACCGTGCTGGCACTGCAGGCCGCTGTGAAACTGGAGGGGCTGGCAGCTCGTTGCTGA
- the kif2c gene encoding kinesin-like protein KIF2C isoform X1 has product MKDSHYRNYHTFKPLAVQNLYLKERAVFGNSVEIFYPYVVEMDSLLSKYLVGVTIQISRSNGRIHGATVKAFDPCRSSVIVEWQEKDDKLLSKEISLNELHPLNPELQDQINAAAAAETGVLPTTVPEKTYGGRLRSRIPAPSSSTTPSASKREEAEEKVARKTIKPSDLYQFAACAPPQSLEVLASVKSSLTAINLNKKDEFKQPSPALPRSKDAAGENRDPQNRPKASLADGRRRTMAAPDSSKASKRMSVVIKPATQGKRGKFAEFKRPNQKFYEMVQDFRETLESVPLSLTDMVETHRICVCVRKRPLNKLEETRKDIDVISIPGNGSLLVHEPKQKVDLTKYLENQAFQFDYSFDETTTNEVVYRFTAKPLVYAAFEGSMATCFAYGQTGSGKTHTMGGDFRGKNQNSSTGIYYFAARDVFSLLSHRKYSHLNLSPYVSFFEIYNSKVYDLLNDKAKLRVLEDERQQMQVVGLEEVFVSEAEDVIKLIELGSACRTSGQTSANANSSRSHAVLQIALRRNDRAGTLYSKFSLVDLAGNERGQDVNSNDRNTLNETAEINTSLLALKECIRSLGQNKDHIPFRMSTLTRVLRDSFIGEKSKTCMIAMVSPSMASCDYTLNTLRYADRVKELNGTSKASAAAKQQEPVNSSAEENSSADSSVNEVISEAMVLKDEFDEELQSVIDVAKDLETDDASLPVLVDCVKKLYGTVLALQAAVKLEGLAARC; this is encoded by the exons ATGAAAGACTCGCACTACCGGAACTACCACACATTTAAACCATTGGCGGTGCAGAATTTATATTTGAAAGAGCGAGCAGTGTTTGGGAACTCTGTCGAAATCTTTTATCCATACGTGGTCGAAATGGACTCGCTTCTTTCCAAATATCTTGTTGGGGTAACCATACAAATCAGTCGGAGCAACG GACGAATCCATGGAGCCACCGTGAAAGCCTTTGACCCATGTAGGTCCTCGGTGATCGTAGAGTGGCAAGAAAAGGACGACAAATTACTCTCAAAGGAG ATTAGCTTGAACGAACTACACCCCCTCAACCCAGAACTGCAGGATCAAAtcaatgctgctgctgctgccgaaaCCGGGGTCCTCCCTACTACAGTACCAGAAAAG ACTTATGGTGGTCGGCTGCGCTCCAGGATCCCAGCCCCTTCCTCCT CCACTACTCCGTCAGCCTcgaagagagaggaggcagaagAGAAAG ttGCTAGGAAGACGATCAAGCCTTCTGATTTATACCAGTTTGCTGCCTGTGCACCACCCCAGAGTCTGGAGGTCCTTGCATCGGTCAAATCCTCGT TGACGGCGATTAACCTGAACAAGAAGGACGAGTTCAAGCAGCCGTCCCCGGCTCTGCCTCGGAGCAAAGACGCCGCCGGTGAGAACCGGGATCCACAGAACCGACCCAAGGCGTCGTTGGCTGACG GGCGGAGGAGGACCATGGCAGCACCGGACTCTTCCAAGGCCAGTAAAAGGATGTCTGTTGTTATCAAACCAGCCACACAGGGAAAAAGAGGAAAg TTTGCAGAGTTTAAACGACCCAACCAGAAGTTCTACGAGATGGTCCAGGATTTCAGGGAGACTCTTGAAAGTGTGCCCCTGTCATTGACTGACATG GTTGAAACCCATAGGatttgtgtctgcgtgcgcaAGCGACCGCTCAACAAACTAG AGGAGACCAGGAAGGACATAGACGTGATCTCCATACCTGGGAACGGCTCTCTGCTGGTTCACGAGCCAAAGCAGAAGGTGGACCTCACCAAGTACTTGGAAAACCAGGCGTTCCAATTTGACTACTCCTTTGACGAGACCACCACCAACGAGGTGGTCTACAG GTTCACAGCCAAACCCCTTGTGTATGCTGCTTTTGAAGGAAGCATGGCCACATGTTTCGCCTATGGCCAGACGGGAAGTGGAAAGACCCAC ACCATGGGAGGGGACTTTCGTGGAAAAAACCAGAACAGCAGCACCGGCATTTACTACTTTGCAG CCCGGGATGTGTTCTCCCTGCTGAGCCACAGAAAATACTCCCACCTCAATCTTTCCCCATACGTCAGCTTTTTTGAAATTTACAACAGCAAG GTGTACGACCTGCTGAACGATAAGGCGAAGCTGCGCGTGCTGGAGGACGAACGGCAGCAGATGCAGGTGGTGGGCCTGGAGGAGGTCTTCGTCTCCGAGGCGGAAGACGTCATCAAGTTGATTGAGCTGGGCAGTGCGTGCAG GACGTCCGGGCAGACCTCGGCCAACGCCAACTCGTCCCGCTCCCACGCCGTCCTGCAGATCGCCCTGCGCCGCAACGACCGCGCCGGCACCCTCTACAGCAAGTTCTCCCTGGTGGACCTGGCGGGCAACGAGCGCGGCCAGGACGTCAACAGCAACGACCGCAACACGCTGAACGAGACGGCCGAGATCAACACCAGCCTGCTGGCACTGAAG GAATGTATTCGGTCCCTGGGACAGAACAAAGATCACATCCCCTTCAGGATGAGCACTCTGACCAGGGTCCTTAGAGATTCCTTCATCGGAGAAAAGTCCAAGACTTGcatg ATTGCCATGGTCTCTCCAAGCATGGCATCATGTGACTATACCCTCAACACCCTACGCTATGCAGACAG AGTCAAGGAGCTCAACGGAACCTCCAAAGCGagtgcggcagcaaagcagcaagaGCCCGTCAATAGCTCTGCAGAAGAG AACTCCTCTGCAGATTCCAGTGTGAACGAGGTCATCTCTGAGGCAATGGTGCTGAAGGACGAGTTTGACGAGGAACTTCAG AGCGTCATTGATGTTGCCAAGGATCTAGAAACCGATGACGCTAGTCTTCCCGTTCTGGTGGATTGTGTCAAAAAGTTGTATG GCACCGTGCTGGCACTGCAGGCCGCTGTGAAACTGGAGGGGCTGGCAGCTCGTTGCTGA
- the selenot1a gene encoding thioredoxin reductase-like selenoprotein T1a, whose translation MASSRWLRFSLLFLGVFSLYCATSADNSGVKKMKMQFATGPLLKFQICISUGYKRVFEEYMQALNQRYPDIRIEGENYLPMPLYRHIATFLSTFKLVVIGLIIIGKDPFALLGMQAPGVWTWGQENKIYACMMVFFFSNMIENQMMSTGAFEITLNDVPVWSKLESGQLPSMQQLVQILENEMKMNVHMDTLSPHRS comes from the exons ATGGCGAGTAGTAGGTGGCTTCGgttttccctcctcttcctggggGTCTTTTCCCTATACTGTGCAACGTCGGCTGATAACAGCGGCGTGAAAAAGATGAAGATGCAATTTGCTACTGGACCTCTTCTTAAATTTCAAATCTG TATTTCCTGAGGGTATAAGCGGGTGTTTGAGGAGTACATGCAGGCCTTGAACCAGCGGTATCCGGACATCCGCATTGAGGGAGAGAACTACCTTCCAATGCCCCTCTATCG ACACATTGCTACATTCCTGTCCACTTTTAAGCTGGTGGTGATTGGGCTTATTATAATCGGAAAAGACCCATTCGCTCTCTTGGGTATGCAAGCCCCTGGCGTGTGGACTTGGGGACAGGAGAATAAG ATATATGCCTGCATGATGGTGTTTTTCTTCAGCAACATGATTGAAAACCAAATGATGTCGACAGGAGCCTTTGAAATCACGTTGAACG ACGTGCCGGTGTGGTCTAAGCTGGAGTCCGGCCAACTGCCCTCCATGCAGCAGCTGGTTCAGATCCTGGAGAACGAGATGAAGATGAACGTTCACATGGACACACTGTCGCCGCACCGCTCCTAG